GGAGGTCAACTGACCGAGATGCTCGTTGATTTTTCAGATGTGGTGACCCCTGCACAAGTGGTTGCAAATCTCGACGATACCGAGATCCAGCAGCAAGTGCTGCAGGCCGAAGCCAATCTCGCCGTCGCGGAGGCAAATCTGGTCGAGGCGCGGAGCCTTTGGGAGATTTCCAAACGCGAAATCGAACGCTTCAACACCCTGCGTGACCGGGAGTTTGTATCCGCAGCCGACTACGAAACCGCCGAAGCCCAATACCTTGCACGCCAGGCACAGCTCAAGGTCGCCGAAGCACAACTGCGCCGCCAGCAGGCCGTATTGCAGTCGGCGCGCATCCAGAAAAGCTATACCGAAGTGAGAGTCATCTGGTCCGGTTCGGGCAAGGAACGCATCGTCGCTGAACGCTATCAAGAGGTGGGGGATGTGGTATCTCCCAATCAAACACTCTTCCGCATCGTCGAAATCGATCCCATCAAGGCCGTCATTCACGTGACCGAGCGAGACTATGTGTTCATGCAACCCGGACAATCCGCCACATTTGAGACCGATGCGTTCAAGGGTGAGGTATTCCACGGCACGGTTGACCGAGTTTCTCCGGTTTTTCGCGAATCCACACGTCAGGCTCGTGTTGAACTCTCCGTGCAAAATCCGGACTACCGGCTGAAACCCGGCATGTTTGTGCGCGTGCGCATCACGCTGGATCGCCTCGAATCTGCCACGATTGTTCCCGAGATTGCCCTGGCCCGGCGCAAGGATCAAACCGGAGTGTTCATCGCTGACCCTGAGACTCACACCGTTTCGTGGAAGCCAGTTGAAGTGCTCTTTCTGGACGACGGACGCTGCGCCATCCAACCGGAATCACTTAGTGGACAGGTCGTCATTCTGGGTCAGCACCTGCTCGAAGACGGCTCTGAAATCTCCATTGTGGACACCACGATCCCCTCCATCAGCCAACCATGAGTTTACCGCAATTCAGCGTCCGCCGGCCGATCTTCACGACCATGATCACCCTGATCGTGGTCGTGCTGGGGGTTTTTTCGTTTCGTCAGCTCAAAATTGACCTGCTTCCACCAGTGGAGCTGCCAACCGTTTCGGTGCGCACTGGCTACCCCGGAGCCAGTCCCCAAGTGGTGGAAACCCGGGTCACCCAGATTCTGGAGGAAATCATCGCAACGGTTCCAGGGGTTGACGAAATATCATCGAGTACCTACCAGGGTTTCAGTAATATCAGGGTGACCTTCGCCTGGGGAACCAATCTCGACGCTGCGGCCATCGAAGTTCAGACCAAGATTGAAGACGAAATCAACGAACTCCCGCAGGACATCAATCGTCCGCGAGTGAGCAAGTTTGACATCGGTAGCTTTCCGGTCGTGCTGCTGGGCATCTCCAGCGATCTGGATCCCGTGGAAATGACGGACATGATCAACCACGAGATCCGCTATCGCT
Above is a window of Puniceicoccaceae bacterium DNA encoding:
- a CDS encoding efflux RND transporter periplasmic adaptor subunit, with protein sequence MKHFLKILVVLFVVGAITFWVWKRIQTDDNSREDESYADRPVPVAVTPVVKDSIERRRVLSGTLEPHSEFRVAPKIGGQLTEMLVDFSDVVTPAQVVANLDDTEIQQQVLQAEANLAVAEANLVEARSLWEISKREIERFNTLRDREFVSAADYETAEAQYLARQAQLKVAEAQLRRQQAVLQSARIQKSYTEVRVIWSGSGKERIVAERYQEVGDVVSPNQTLFRIVEIDPIKAVIHVTERDYVFMQPGQSATFETDAFKGEVFHGTVDRVSPVFRESTRQARVELSVQNPDYRLKPGMFVRVRITLDRLESATIVPEIALARRKDQTGVFIADPETHTVSWKPVEVLFLDDGRCAIQPESLSGQVVILGQHLLEDGSEISIVDTTIPSISQP